Proteins from a single region of Candidatus Palauibacter soopunensis:
- a CDS encoding rhomboid family intramembrane serine protease, whose translation MMRRPAYQTGGVRFGHGFPMSRWVLRLMIANFAVFLLMATRLLPAGAIDWLGFAVPGFLTRPWTLVTYMFVHGGFMHLFMNMLALFFFGPPLEQKWGSRFFLRFYLATGLGGAAFSVLLYSLTGPTIMVGASGAIFGLLVAFALNWPDAKIFLYFVFPVPAKWFVAALGAFTLLSTVQGSADGVAHWAHLGGLVTGFVYLRYGERIGRLANRMLYKERPAPRPRRTKRPAPPPPSPRRRRRVDGDSLDEVDRILDKIRADGMDSLSARERAFLDEVSRQYKQTQETEKKTRTH comes from the coding sequence ATGATGAGACGGCCGGCGTACCAGACCGGCGGGGTCCGCTTCGGCCACGGCTTCCCGATGAGTCGCTGGGTCCTGCGGCTCATGATCGCAAACTTCGCGGTCTTCCTCCTGATGGCGACGCGGCTCCTGCCCGCGGGGGCGATCGACTGGCTCGGTTTCGCCGTGCCCGGCTTCCTTACGCGCCCGTGGACCCTCGTCACCTACATGTTCGTGCACGGCGGCTTCATGCACCTGTTCATGAACATGCTCGCCCTCTTCTTCTTCGGCCCGCCGCTCGAGCAGAAGTGGGGCAGCCGCTTCTTCCTCCGCTTCTACCTCGCGACCGGGCTCGGCGGGGCCGCGTTCTCCGTGCTCCTCTACTCGCTCACCGGGCCGACGATCATGGTGGGCGCCTCCGGGGCGATCTTCGGCCTCCTCGTGGCCTTCGCCCTCAACTGGCCGGACGCGAAGATCTTCCTCTACTTCGTCTTCCCCGTGCCCGCGAAATGGTTCGTGGCCGCGCTCGGCGCCTTCACCCTCCTCTCGACCGTACAGGGGTCGGCGGACGGCGTGGCGCACTGGGCGCACCTCGGCGGACTCGTGACCGGGTTCGTCTATCTCCGATACGGAGAACGCATCGGTCGCCTCGCCAACCGGATGCTCTACAAGGAGCGGCCGGCGCCCAGGCCGCGGAGGACGAAGCGTCCCGCGCCGCCCCCGCCCTCGCCCCGCCGGCGACGCCGGGTGGACGGGGACTCCCTCGATGAAGTGGACCGGATCCTCGACAAGATCCGCGCGGACGGCATGGACTCCCTCTCGGCGCGCGAGCGCGCCTTCCTCGACGAGGTGAGTCGGCAGTACAAGCAGACACAGGAGACGGAGAAGAAGACCCGCACCCACTAG
- the ddlA gene encoding D-alanine--D-alanine ligase → MADPRPRVGVLFGGESPEHEVSLRSAKNVIEAIDRERYDIVLIGIDRRGRWHLADESRFLRHASDPRRIRLPDAPVRLALTPGRRPRIVPVAPTGSEDPGEGRPEPAELPALDVVFPVLHGPFGEDGTVQGLLRLAHLPFVGPGILGSAVCMDKDVAKRLLRDAGIPVAPFITVLSRAEAPAWDEAVAALDAPIFVKPANMGSSVGVSKVETDADYRRALDEAFSFDTKVLLERTILGREIEISVLGNETPEASIPGEIAPTHAFYSYEAKYLDHDGADLLIPADLDAETTARARDIAVRAFRTLCCEGMARVDLFLATRACGALPAGSLVVNEINTLPGFTRISMYPKLWDATGVSYPELINRLIGLAIERAERDERLASAIDLQGDG, encoded by the coding sequence GTGGCTGACCCCCGCCCGCGCGTCGGCGTGCTCTTCGGCGGCGAGTCCCCGGAGCACGAGGTGTCGCTCCGCTCGGCGAAGAACGTCATCGAGGCGATCGACCGCGAGCGCTACGACATCGTGCTCATCGGCATCGACCGCCGCGGCCGCTGGCATCTCGCCGACGAATCCCGCTTCCTGCGGCACGCCTCGGATCCGCGGCGCATCCGTCTCCCCGATGCCCCGGTCAGGCTCGCCCTGACCCCCGGCCGCCGCCCCCGGATCGTACCCGTCGCCCCGACCGGCTCGGAAGATCCCGGCGAGGGGCGCCCGGAGCCGGCCGAGCTTCCGGCACTGGACGTGGTCTTTCCCGTCCTGCACGGCCCCTTCGGCGAGGACGGCACCGTCCAGGGGCTCCTGCGGCTCGCGCACCTGCCGTTCGTCGGGCCCGGGATCCTCGGCTCGGCCGTATGCATGGACAAGGACGTGGCCAAGCGGCTGCTGCGCGACGCGGGCATCCCCGTCGCGCCCTTCATCACGGTCCTTTCCCGGGCCGAAGCCCCCGCCTGGGACGAGGCGGTGGCCGCCCTCGACGCCCCCATCTTCGTCAAGCCGGCGAACATGGGCTCTTCCGTCGGCGTGTCGAAGGTCGAGACGGACGCCGACTACCGGCGGGCGCTCGACGAGGCCTTCTCCTTCGACACCAAGGTGCTCCTCGAGCGGACGATCCTGGGCCGTGAGATCGAGATCTCCGTGCTCGGGAACGAGACCCCCGAAGCCTCGATTCCCGGGGAGATCGCCCCTACGCACGCCTTCTACTCCTACGAGGCCAAGTACCTGGATCACGACGGCGCGGACCTGCTCATTCCCGCGGACCTCGATGCCGAGACCACCGCGCGGGCCCGGGATATCGCGGTCCGCGCCTTCCGCACGCTATGCTGCGAGGGGATGGCGCGAGTCGACCTCTTCCTTGCGACGAGAGCCTGCGGCGCGTTGCCGGCGGGTTCGCTGGTGGTGAACGAGATCAACACTCTCCCGGGCTTCACGCGGATCAGCATGTACCCCAAGCTCTGGGATGCGACCGGCGTGTCCTACCCGGAACTCATCAACCGCCTCATCGGGCTCGCGATCGAGCGCGCGGAGCGCGACGAGCGGCTCGCCTCGGCGATCGACCTCCAGGGGGACGGATGA
- the mutS gene encoding DNA mismatch repair protein MutS, with the protein MAAATTGSEAYSPLIRQYLDIKSRHPDSLLFFRVGDFYEMFFEDAEEGSGLLGLTLTARNNGGKRDVPLAGVPVKAVDEYVSRLLEMGRRVAICEQLEDPAEARGIVQRDVVEIITPGTVLEDRLLAARRNNYVIAIAGDAPFGLAAVDLSTGEFELREVAAADLGDELGRLEPAEIVIPEETEAPAGPWHVTARPAWRFDASLGDERLREWFGVASSTGFGLDAARDPLLLAASGALLGYLAEVRPAGLDHLRPPRVDRAGRVMYLDEMTRRNLELVEPLRPGEGVSLLSLLDRTRTPMGARLLRRRLLRPLVVPGEIAARLDAVQELVERAEARERIRSALRPIRDLERLAARVSTGRAAPRELLGLGLSLDALPGLAAALERLEAGRLAELRSGFDALPDVAARIEEAIDPESPHALKDGGVIRKGFSADLDELRGMRGSAVEFIAGMQVRERERTGIDTLKIGYNKVFGYYLEVTRSKLDRVPEEWTRRQTLTNAERYLTPELKEWEAKVLGADDQIATLEARLFHSVRDAVAAEVGRIQATAAHVAEIDFLACLAEVAAAEDYVRPRLSDDIVFDIEEGRHPVVETAVARDTFIPNDMRLDDERRTLIVTGPNMAGKSTVLRQAGLIALMAHIGSFVPARRAHIGVCDRVFTRVGASDNLAAGQSTFMVEMTETATILHSATERSLVLLDEIGRGTSTYDGLSIAWAVTERLHEFGARTVFATHYHELVGLAESLPRAAAFNVAVRETGEDIVFLYRLQPGGSDRSYGVHVARLAGLPPDVVGRAARILHVLESGPWGAGGRGAALAEAGMGQLSLFEAAAPGPEGGPAPSGAPGDAEGADIAAAREVLEKLAGLELDGMTPLEALNTLAEWKAFGDA; encoded by the coding sequence ATGGCCGCGGCCACGACGGGCTCCGAGGCGTACTCGCCGCTCATCCGGCAGTACCTCGACATCAAGTCGCGCCACCCCGATTCGCTCCTCTTCTTCCGGGTCGGCGACTTCTACGAGATGTTCTTCGAGGACGCGGAGGAGGGGAGCGGCCTGCTCGGACTCACGCTCACCGCGCGGAACAACGGCGGAAAGCGGGACGTTCCTCTCGCGGGCGTCCCCGTAAAGGCCGTGGACGAGTACGTCTCGCGCCTGCTCGAGATGGGCCGCCGCGTGGCGATCTGCGAGCAGCTCGAGGACCCGGCCGAGGCCCGGGGGATCGTGCAGCGGGACGTCGTCGAGATCATCACTCCCGGCACCGTCCTCGAGGACAGGCTCCTCGCGGCGCGCCGCAACAACTACGTCATCGCGATCGCCGGGGACGCCCCGTTCGGGCTCGCCGCCGTCGACCTCTCGACCGGCGAGTTCGAGCTTCGCGAGGTGGCCGCCGCGGATCTCGGCGACGAACTCGGGCGCCTCGAGCCCGCCGAGATCGTGATCCCCGAGGAGACGGAGGCGCCGGCCGGACCCTGGCACGTGACCGCGCGGCCCGCCTGGCGCTTCGACGCTTCGCTCGGGGACGAGCGGCTCCGGGAGTGGTTCGGGGTCGCCTCCTCCACCGGCTTCGGCCTCGACGCCGCGCGCGACCCACTGCTGCTCGCGGCGAGCGGCGCCCTCCTCGGCTACCTGGCGGAGGTGCGGCCGGCCGGCCTCGACCACCTGCGGCCGCCGCGCGTGGATCGGGCGGGACGCGTCATGTACCTCGACGAGATGACCCGGCGGAACCTCGAACTCGTGGAACCCCTGCGGCCCGGCGAGGGGGTGTCGCTTCTCTCCCTCCTCGACCGCACGCGGACGCCGATGGGGGCGCGTCTGCTGCGCCGGCGCCTGCTGCGCCCGCTCGTCGTCCCCGGCGAGATCGCGGCGCGCCTCGACGCCGTGCAGGAACTTGTCGAGCGGGCGGAGGCACGCGAGCGCATCCGAAGCGCGCTCCGCCCGATCCGCGACCTGGAGCGGCTCGCCGCCCGCGTCTCCACCGGCCGGGCGGCGCCCCGGGAACTCCTCGGCCTCGGCCTCTCGCTCGACGCGCTGCCGGGGTTGGCGGCCGCCCTCGAGCGGCTGGAGGCCGGCCGGCTCGCCGAGCTTCGTTCCGGCTTCGACGCGCTCCCCGACGTCGCGGCCCGCATCGAGGAAGCCATCGACCCCGAGTCCCCCCACGCCCTGAAGGACGGAGGCGTGATTCGAAAGGGCTTCTCCGCCGACCTCGACGAGCTGCGCGGCATGCGCGGCAGCGCCGTCGAGTTCATCGCCGGCATGCAGGTGAGGGAGCGCGAGCGCACCGGCATCGACACGCTGAAGATCGGGTACAACAAGGTGTTCGGGTACTACCTCGAGGTCACGCGCTCCAAGCTCGACCGCGTTCCGGAGGAGTGGACCCGCAGGCAGACGCTCACCAACGCCGAGCGCTATCTCACGCCGGAACTCAAGGAGTGGGAAGCGAAGGTGCTCGGGGCGGACGACCAGATCGCGACGCTCGAGGCGCGGCTCTTCCACTCGGTGCGCGATGCCGTCGCCGCCGAGGTCGGGCGGATCCAGGCGACCGCCGCCCACGTCGCCGAGATCGACTTCCTCGCCTGCCTCGCCGAGGTCGCCGCCGCCGAGGACTACGTGCGCCCGCGGCTCAGCGACGACATCGTCTTCGACATCGAGGAGGGCCGGCACCCCGTCGTCGAGACCGCGGTCGCGAGGGACACGTTCATCCCGAACGACATGCGGCTGGACGACGAACGCCGCACCCTGATCGTCACCGGCCCGAACATGGCGGGGAAGTCCACGGTGCTGCGCCAGGCGGGGCTCATCGCACTCATGGCGCACATCGGTTCCTTCGTCCCGGCTCGGCGCGCCCACATCGGGGTGTGCGACCGCGTGTTCACGCGGGTGGGCGCCAGCGACAACCTCGCGGCGGGGCAGAGCACCTTCATGGTGGAGATGACGGAAACCGCGACCATCCTGCACAGCGCCACGGAGCGCTCGCTCGTCCTCCTCGACGAGATCGGGCGGGGCACGTCGACGTACGACGGTCTCTCGATCGCGTGGGCGGTGACGGAGCGGCTGCACGAATTCGGCGCGCGCACGGTGTTCGCCACGCACTACCACGAACTCGTCGGCCTCGCGGAATCACTGCCGCGCGCGGCCGCCTTCAACGTCGCCGTGCGGGAGACGGGTGAGGACATCGTCTTCCTCTACCGGCTGCAGCCGGGGGGCTCGGACCGTTCCTACGGCGTGCACGTCGCCCGGCTCGCCGGGCTGCCCCCCGACGTCGTGGGGCGCGCCGCCCGCATCCTGCACGTGCTCGAGAGCGGCCCGTGGGGCGCGGGCGGCCGCGGAGCCGCGCTCGCCGAAGCGGGGATGGGGCAACTCTCCCTCTTCGAGGCCGCCGCTCCCGGCCCGGAGGGCGGCCCGGCGCCGTCCGGCGCGCCGGGGGACGCCGAAGGCGCGGACATCGCGGCCGCGCGGGAGGTGCTCGAGAAGCTGGCCGGGCTCGAACTCGACGGGATGACGCCGCTCGAAGCGCTGAACACGCTCGCCGAATGGAAGGCGTTCGGCGATGCATAG
- a CDS encoding energy transducer TonB — MHSALSSRAAGSGVLAVLAVLAGAASTGCADEAGPEVGALRVDQLREGGLVMPVLESRSSSAFPYPAEALEEGAGGETLLRIRISDAGRVDSVAVMTSSGHAVLDSAAVEGARLLRYRPARHRGAPTAIWAQLPVRYPVPASGG; from the coding sequence ATGCATAGCGCGCTTTCGTCACGGGCTGCCGGATCCGGCGTCCTTGCGGTTCTCGCCGTCCTCGCCGGCGCCGCCTCCACCGGGTGCGCGGACGAAGCGGGCCCCGAGGTCGGCGCGCTGCGCGTCGACCAGCTCCGCGAGGGGGGCCTCGTGATGCCCGTCCTCGAGTCCCGGTCCTCTTCCGCGTTCCCCTACCCGGCCGAGGCCCTGGAAGAGGGCGCGGGCGGCGAGACCCTCCTCCGCATTCGGATCTCCGACGCCGGACGCGTCGACTCCGTCGCCGTGATGACGTCGTCCGGACATGCCGTCCTCGATTCGGCCGCGGTGGAAGGCGCCCGCCTCCTCCGCTACCGGCCGGCGCGGCACCGCGGCGCCCCCACCGCCATCTGGGCGCAGCTCCCCGTCCGCTATCCCGTTCCGGCGTCCGGTGGCTGA